CGGCAAAAAGCGCTTCGTTGGCGTAAATGTTGCCCACACCGGCGATGATTTTTTGATCGAGAAGCACGTTGCGCACCGGGCTTTTGCTGCGCTTTTTTGCCACCAAAAGCTGCTGCTCCACGGCGCTGACATCGGTGGGTTCGGGTCCCAAGGGGAAAAAGGGTATGAGCTCTTCGCGATCCACCAACAAAAGCAAGCCAAAACGCCGGGGATCCACGTACACAAGCCTTTGCCGCGAGGTAAAAGCAAAAACCACGTGGGTATGAGCGGGCAGCTCCTCGCCGGGAAGACTCAAGGAAAAGCGGCCGCTCATGCCCAAATGGCAAACCAAAATGCGCCCAGAAAAAAGCAGCAAAAGGTACTTGCCCCGACGGTTTACTGCCTGCAATGGCAAACCTACAAGCCCCGCCAGCGCCCGGGCATCCACCGCCATGCGCAGGCGAGGGTTGAGCACTTGGACGGCGGTAACCTCCTGCCCACAGAGATGCTGGGCCAGGGCGCGGCGGACGGTTTCCACTTCCGGAAGCTCAGGCATGACCCAACGCGGGAAGCTCGCCCCCCGTACAACGGGGTGAGCCTTGACCTCCTCCTTTCGCCCGGCGCCCGGGGCAAACCCCGGGCGCTGCGGTCTTTACATGTACAGCCCGCCGGAAACGTTGATGACTTCGCCGGTGATGTAGGAAGCGCCGGGCCCCGCCAAAAACACCACCACCGCCGCCACGTCCTCGGGGGTTCCCAAGCGCGGGATCGCCAGGGTAGCCAGCAAGCGCTGGCGTTGCTCCTCCGTCAGGCTTTCGGTCATGGAGGTCTGGATGTAGCCCGGCGCTACGGCGTTCACCGTGATGTTGCGGGAACCCAGCTCCCGCGCCAGGGCTTTGGTAAAGCCCACCAGCCCCGCCTTGGCCGCAGCGTAGTTGGCCTGTCCGGGGTTGCCCATGAGCCCCACCACCGAGGTGATGGTGATGATGCGCCCCTCCTTTTGCTTGAGCATGATGCGGGCAGCAGGGCTGGTGACGTGGAATACCCCGTCCAAGTTGGTGGCCATAACCTTGCGCCAGGAGTCCGGCTTCATGCGCACAAAGAGCTGGTCGTCGGTGACGCCGGCGTTGTTGACCAGGATGTGCAGCCCCCCCAAGGTGCGGGCCACCTCCTCCACCACCGCCGCGGCTTCCTCCGGGTTGGTCACGTCCAACGCCCGCGCCACCGCCGTTCCCCCTTGCTCAACGATGCGGGCCGCCACCGCTTCCACTGCCGAAAGCCTGCGGGAGGTGCATACCACCGTAGCTCCCGCCCGGGCCAAAGCCCAGGCGCAGGCTTCGCCAATGCCCTGACTGGCTCCGGTGACCAACGCCACCTTGCCGGAAAGCTCACCGCTCATGCTGACCCCCTTTTAGAAAAGGCTTTCAACCTGCTCCACCTTGCCCACCGGCACGGTTTTGACGCTTGGAGCAATGCGGCGCACCAAGCCGGAGAGCACGTTGCCGGGCCCCACCTCGTAAAAGGTGTCGAAACCGTCGAACACCATGCGGGAAACAAGCTCCACCCACCGCACCGGAGCATCCACCTGGCGAACGAGCCCGTCCCGCACCTCGGCTGCCGCCTGCACCGGCCGGGCGTCCACGTTGTTGTAAAGGGGCACGGAAAGGTCCGTAAGCCGAAGGGCTTCCAGCGCCGGTTTGAGCCCTTCCCGGGCCGGTGCCATGAGCGGGGAGTGGAAGGGGGCCGAAACCGGCAAGCGCACCAGCTTGCGCACCCCTTGCTGGGAAAGCCAGGCTTCCGCCCGGGCCACGGCCTGGGTGTGCCCGGCAATGACGGTTTGCTCGGGGGCGTTGAAGTTGGCCGGCACCACCACCGAGCCATCCTGGGAAGCTTGCCGGCAGGCTTCCTCCACCAGCTCCCGGG
This is a stretch of genomic DNA from Thermoanaerobaculum aquaticum. It encodes these proteins:
- the mutM gene encoding bifunctional DNA-formamidopyrimidine glycosylase/DNA-(apurinic or apyrimidinic site) lyase — its product is MPELPEVETVRRALAQHLCGQEVTAVQVLNPRLRMAVDARALAGLVGLPLQAVNRRGKYLLLLFSGRILVCHLGMSGRFSLSLPGEELPAHTHVVFAFTSRQRLVYVDPRRFGLLLLVDREELIPFFPLGPEPTDVSAVEQQLLVAKKRSKSPVRNVLLDQKIIAGVGNIYANEALFAAGIRPQTPMGRLTRKQISALSVALRQVIERAIAAGGTTLKDGSFRNALGDPGYFAVDLAVYDREGQPCVRCGKGIRRLVLTGRSAYFCPSCQH
- the fabG gene encoding 3-oxoacyl-[acyl-carrier-protein] reductase; protein product: MSGELSGKVALVTGASQGIGEACAWALARAGATVVCTSRRLSAVEAVAARIVEQGGTAVARALDVTNPEEAAAVVEEVARTLGGLHILVNNAGVTDDQLFVRMKPDSWRKVMATNLDGVFHVTSPAARIMLKQKEGRIITITSVVGLMGNPGQANYAAAKAGLVGFTKALARELGSRNITVNAVAPGYIQTSMTESLTEEQRQRLLATLAIPRLGTPEDVAAVVVFLAGPGASYITGEVINVSGGLYM
- the fabD gene encoding ACP S-malonyltransferase, with the translated sequence MGKVALLFPGQGSQAVGMGADLYERYPEAREVFTQADEALGEKLSELCFSGPEEVLRLTRNTQPAILTVSLAIFAVLAKRGFRFDGVAGHSLGEYSAVGAAGGAGVADLVRVVRLRGELMQQAVPVGEGAMTAVLGASRELVEEACRQASQDGSVVVPANFNAPEQTVIAGHTQAVARAEAWLSQQGVRKLVRLPVSAPFHSPLMAPAREGLKPALEALRLTDLSVPLYNNVDARPVQAAAEVRDGLVRQVDAPVRWVELVSRMVFDGFDTFYEVGPGNVLSGLVRRIAPSVKTVPVGKVEQVESLF